The genomic window GCGGTGTAAGCAAAGCACCTTGTGTATGCATTATATAGAACCGAACGTAGTTTATGATATGATAGAAAAAGTTGTTACGGGTTCCGTATCGCCAGCATGAATAAGAAGACGATCATACTCATTTCACCTCCGCCAATCACGACAGACTGGGAACCCAAAAAAGTACTCAGTGGAAGCCCCGGCGTTAGAATGGGACTTCTGTCCATAGGCAGTGTCCTGAGTCAGCACGGTTACTCCGTAAAAATACTGGATGGTATCCTGGGCAAGGTGGATTTGGCTTCTGAGTTACATCAGATACGTCCCCAGGAAACGTTATTTGTGGGAATCTCCTCGATGACAGCCCAATTGCCCTCTGCGGTAAAGGCGGCAACGATTATCCGGGAACAACATCCGTCGTTACCGATTATTTGGGGTGGAGTTCATGCAACTCTTTTTCCTGAAGAAACGTGCTCAGATAGTTTAGCCGACATCGTGGTCATCGGCGAGGGCGAGTATACTTGCCTGGAATTGACAGAAGCCCTTTCAGGGATAAGAGACCTTCATTCTATTAAAGGTATCGTGTATAAAAACGGCGACGGGAAGACCATTTTTACCGGAAACAGGAGTCATCACGATTTAAACGCATTGCCCTTTCCAAAGTATGAACTTTTTCATTTAGACGACTATTTATATCGTGCTATCATTGACAGAGAGGATATTAAAAACAGAAAATTTGGTAAAATGTTAAGCATTCATTCCGGTATGGGATGCCCGTACCAATGTACTTTTTGCATTAATACCACGGTTTATCGCGACGGGAAGTATTACACCAGGAGCCCCTATAGAGGCAAATCCGCCGTCAGGCTTCTTGATGAAATTGAGGTTTTACTGAAGAAATACAACGTAGATTTTATCGATTTTATCGATGAAAATTTCCTTGTGGATAAAAGCCGTTTTTTTCAATTCCTGGATGGCATAGAAGAACGCCGGCTTACGTTTACCTGGTTTGCAGGTTCACGGGCTAATTATTTTAACCCGGGGTATTTAACCCATGACGTTATTGCACGGGCATCTGCCTTAGGGTGTGTTATGATGGGAATTGGCGCCGAATCCGGCTCCCAGCGTATCCTGGATTTTCTGAAAAAGGGCATTACCGTTGAACAGATAGAGTATGCGGCAAGCGCGCTCAATAAGCACCGGATTGTAAGCGAGTTTTCTTTTATGATTGGCCTTCCGCATGAGACGCCGGACGATATGTTAAAAACGATCCGCTTCGTTAAAAAACTGAGAACCATTGGGCCTTATGTTGGAACCCAGTCACCCCAGCTTTATCGACCCATACCAGGAGGAGAACTCTATGATGAATGCGTGAAGCTTGGTTTTGCCGCTCCGAAAGGCATTCGGGAATGGACGTCAGAAAAGTTACAGATATCCGGCTATCTGCATTTAGATAAACTGCCGTGGATTAACAGAGACAATAAGACGATAGTAATCATACGGTATGTTACGGGCATACTTTCCACCATGAAATTCAGGTGGTGGCTTATCGATAAAACGGGCAGTTTCTTTCTTAAAAATTTCCTGTTACATGTGGTAAATATGGTATTCCTGCTACGGGAACGCATGGATTTCTGGAAGTTTCCGGTAGAATATACCTGTTTTGAGAGGCTTCAAAGGTTCAAAAAATATTACCACCGGGTTAGGTGAGTCATAAAAGATTCGAGTTTTCGAAAGATGAAAGGCGGTATGCTGAAAAGTTTGTTTCCGGAAAAAGAAGTTAATCAGGAGTTATCAGAAATACGAAAAACCGCTCCCCGGTTCTTTGAACTCCTGGAAGAAAAGATCGAAGGTACCAGATATCTTATATTCAAAAAGACGGCAAGGCAACTCCTGAGAAAAATGCTCGCGCTGGGAATAATGGGATGTTTAAAAGGCCTTTCAAACAAGGGCATTATCAGGGCGATAAATCGTCCTTCCGGGAAAAAGAGGATCCTTTTCATTGCCGGATTACCCACGTTTAATCTTGCCGGGATAAGTGTCTGTCTGAGAAAAACCGGAGAATTTGAGACGGTACTTCTGACAGAGAATCCCTGGCTCGTCGGTTTTTTTCAGCGCTCTTTTGATAGGGTCTATGTCTTTAATTCGTATGCGGATGTTGCACAGATCCTCATGGCATCAAGACCGGATCTTATTCATATGCAGGGATCACTTCGGTATTACTTTTTAGGTGTTATGGCAAAGTGTCTGGGAAGAACGAACACCGTTATCGGATTTAATGACATTCCTTCCTTAACGGAGGTGCCGGAGGAAGACCGTAAAGAATTATGGGGCATCTCCCATGATGCTCAGT from Candidatus Brocadia sp. includes these protein-coding regions:
- a CDS encoding B12-binding domain-containing radical SAM protein; translated protein: MNKKTIILISPPPITTDWEPKKVLSGSPGVRMGLLSIGSVLSQHGYSVKILDGILGKVDLASELHQIRPQETLFVGISSMTAQLPSAVKAATIIREQHPSLPIIWGGVHATLFPEETCSDSLADIVVIGEGEYTCLELTEALSGIRDLHSIKGIVYKNGDGKTIFTGNRSHHDLNALPFPKYELFHLDDYLYRAIIDREDIKNRKFGKMLSIHSGMGCPYQCTFCINTTVYRDGKYYTRSPYRGKSAVRLLDEIEVLLKKYNVDFIDFIDENFLVDKSRFFQFLDGIEERRLTFTWFAGSRANYFNPGYLTHDVIARASALGCVMMGIGAESGSQRILDFLKKGITVEQIEYAASALNKHRIVSEFSFMIGLPHETPDDMLKTIRFVKKLRTIGPYVGTQSPQLYRPIPGGELYDECVKLGFAAPKGIREWTSEKLQISGYLHLDKLPWINRDNKTIVIIRYVTGILSTMKFRWWLIDKTGSFFLKNFLLHVVNMVFLLRERMDFWKFPVEYTCFERLQRFKKYYHRVR